The following are from one region of the Arachis duranensis cultivar V14167 chromosome 10, aradu.V14167.gnm2.J7QH, whole genome shotgun sequence genome:
- the LOC107471381 gene encoding rhamnogalacturonan I rhamnosyltransferase 1, which produces MMLRWGKEHDHESEEMEVIGFNVLGSGDEGVIKSNNNKRLVIRSSRIKVWMARAITTVLIWTSVVQIMSIGELWGPRFLKGMPYYCFNHHPSDSSSQAIVEKPFVLPHNRAIVLPPKRIYKNNGYLVVSCNGGLNQMRAAICDMVAIARHLNATLIVPELDKTSFWADPSEFQDIFDIDNFIASLRDEVRILKQLPPRLKRRVKLGLFHSLPPVSWSGISYYEKQILPLLRKHKVLHLNRTDARLANNGLPPEIQRLRCRVNFQALRFTSQIEELGRRIVSILRSRGPFLVLHLRYEMDMLAFSGCTHGCDSKEVEELTRMRYAYPWWKEKVINSELKRQDGLCPLTPEEIALILTALGIDQTYQVYIAAGEIYGGRRRMQNLLSAFPNVVRKETLLEPSDLMYFQNHSSQMAALDYLVSLESDIFIPTYDGNMAKVVEGHRRFLGFKKTIQLDRKILVRLIDQYNNGSLSWDEFSDVVKKVHANRMGSQKRRVVIPERPKEEDYFYSNPQECLQLQDEPLMRST; this is translated from the exons ATGATGCTGAGGTGGGGAAAGGAGCATGATCATGAGAGTGAGGAAATGGAGGTGATAGGGTTCAATGTTTTGGGTTCTGGAGATGAAGGTGTAATcaaatccaataataataagagaTTGGTTATAAGGTCTAGTAGGATTAAGGTGTGGATGGCTCGTGCCATAACCACTGTGTTAATTTGGACCAGTGTGGTTCAGATTATGTCAATTGGTGAATTATGGGGTCCAAGGTTCTTGAAGGGTATGCCTTATTATTGTTTCAATCACCATCCTTCAGATTCATCTTCTCAGGCCATAGTAGAAAAGCCTTTTGTTCTTCCACATAATAGGGCTATTGTTCTCCCTCCCAAAA GGATTTATAAGAACAATGGTTATCTTGTGGTTTCTTGCAATGGAGGGCTCAATCAAATGAGAGCAGCA ATATGTGACATGGTTGCTATTGCTAGACATTTGAATGCAACTCTCATAGTTCCAGAACTGGATAAAACATCTTTCTGGGCTGATCCAAG TGAGTTCCAAGACATATTTGATATAGATAATTTCATTGCATCACTGAGAGATGAGGTTAGAATATTGAAGCAACTACCACCTAGACTCAAGAGAAGGGTAAAATTGGGATTATTTCATTCATTGCCACCAGTCAGTTGGTCTGGTATATCTTACTATGAAAAACAG ATCCTTCCTCTGTTGAGGAAACACAAGGTTTTGCACCTAAATCGTACCGATGCCCGGCTCGCGAATAACGGACTACCACCGGAGATTCAGAGGCTTCGTTGCAGGGTAAATTTCCAGGCATTGAGGTTTACTTCCCAGATAGAGGAACTTGGTAGAAGAATTGTTAGCATTTTGAGGTCAAGAGGGCCATTTCTTGTGCTTCATCTTAGATATGAGATGGACATGTTAGCCTTTTCTGGATGCACTCATGGATGTGACTCCAAAGAGGTGGAGGAACTCACAAGAATGAG ATATGCTTATCCATGGTGGAAGGAAAAAGTGATTAATTCTGAGCTTAAGAGACAAGATGGTTTATGCCCTTTGACACCAGAGGAAATAGCTCTGATATTGACAGCACTAGGCATAGATCAAACTTATCAAGTTTATATTGCTGCTGGAGAAATATATGGTGGAAGGAGAAGGATGCAAAATTTGCTTTCAGCTTTTCCTAATGTG GTAAGGAAGGAAACTCTGTTGGAACCTTCAGATTTGATGTATTTCCAAAACCACTCATCACAAATGGCTGCATTGGATTATCTTGTGTCACTGGAGAGTGACATATTTATTCCAACATATGATGGTAACATGGCTAAAGTTGTTGAAGGCCATAGAag ATTCCTAGGTTTCAAAAAGACTATACAACTAGATAGGAAGATTTTGGTGCGGCTGATAGATCAATACAACAATGGCTCATTAAGCTGGGATGAATTTTCAGATGTTGTTAAGAAAGTTCATGCTAATAGAATGGGAAGCCAAAAAAGAAGAGTTGTAATCCCAGAAAGACCAAAAGAAgaagattatttttattctaatccTCAGGAATGTTTACAATTGCAAGATGAACCACTGATGAGAAGCACATGA